A genome region from Christensenella minuta includes the following:
- a CDS encoding terminase small subunit produces the protein MGKREVNVVAAKLTPRQKAFAEFYIQLGNATEAAKRAGYSEKTANRIGAENLTKPVIREYVDKVQSEISSSRIADAREVQETLTRILRREETESVVIVCKTRKSSYDKAGKRKTEEKETPEIVRIPAKISDVNKAAELLGKVHGLYTDKVDLSGGVDLRIQVDYGNDQGSSE, from the coding sequence ATGGGTAAACGGGAGGTTAACGTTGTGGCGGCTAAGCTAACGCCGAGGCAAAAAGCATTTGCGGAATTTTACATTCAGCTAGGCAACGCTACGGAAGCGGCGAAGCGCGCGGGGTATTCAGAGAAAACAGCAAATAGAATTGGCGCAGAAAACTTGACAAAACCTGTTATACGTGAATACGTCGATAAAGTGCAGTCAGAAATATCCTCAAGCCGCATAGCAGACGCGCGAGAAGTGCAAGAAACATTAACGCGCATATTGCGTAGGGAAGAAACCGAAAGTGTTGTAATCGTCTGCAAGACCCGTAAAAGCTCGTATGACAAAGCGGGGAAACGAAAGACGGAAGAAAAAGAAACCCCGGAGATCGTGCGGATTCCAGCAAAGATCAGCGACGTGAATAAAGCCGCTGAACTGCTGGGGAAGGTTCATGGTCTATATACCGATAAGGTTGATCTTTCGGGCGGCGTGGATTTGAGGATACAGGTAGACTATGGCAACGATCAAGGTTCAAGCGAATAA